From the genome of Colwellia psychrerythraea 34H, one region includes:
- a CDS encoding TRAP transporter large permease yields the protein MIGLILFAIALVFLFFGYSVAFTFAGISVIVGVLTLGVDLFAFMPYRIMSIMENTILMAIPMFVFMGIVLQKTGLAERLLESSAKLFGTIPGGLAISTIIVGALLAASTGVVGASVVAMGVISLPVMLKNNYHQPTAAGVICASGTLGQIIPPSIILIILGDVMGVPVGDLFKAAVVPGFLLILGYTVYILILGKFKPEYCPAMVVTENKRDLLIQAAKDIVPPLILILSVLGSIFSGIATPTESASIGAVGAMVLAKFYGSFSFKNINEISLETVKVTSMIFAVLIGATAFSMVFSYSGSEYLIEEFFLDLPGDKWTFLIIAMVAILVLGFFIDFIEIAFLVVPILTPVAIAFNIDLVWFAVLISMNLQTSFLTPPFGFSLFYLKGVAPKGFKTTTIYKGVIPFILIQITVLLLVLLFPEQLIFF from the coding sequence ATGATAGGTTTAATTCTATTTGCTATTGCCTTAGTTTTTTTGTTTTTCGGTTATTCGGTCGCTTTCACCTTTGCTGGTATTTCGGTAATCGTTGGCGTATTAACCTTAGGAGTCGATTTATTTGCATTTATGCCCTATCGCATTATGAGCATCATGGAAAATACCATTTTAATGGCCATTCCAATGTTTGTATTTATGGGCATAGTTTTACAAAAAACGGGCTTAGCTGAACGCTTACTTGAATCATCAGCAAAACTTTTCGGCACTATTCCTGGTGGCCTTGCTATTTCCACCATTATTGTTGGCGCTTTATTAGCCGCATCCACGGGTGTTGTTGGTGCTAGTGTGGTTGCTATGGGCGTTATTTCTTTACCTGTTATGCTAAAAAACAACTATCACCAACCGACAGCAGCGGGTGTTATTTGTGCTTCAGGTACTTTAGGACAAATTATTCCACCATCCATCATTTTAATTATACTCGGTGATGTTATGGGCGTGCCGGTAGGTGATTTATTTAAAGCGGCTGTTGTTCCTGGATTTTTACTGATTCTTGGATACACAGTTTATATTTTGATTTTAGGAAAATTTAAACCAGAATACTGTCCTGCAATGGTAGTGACTGAAAACAAAAGAGACTTATTGATACAAGCAGCAAAAGATATTGTTCCGCCCCTCATTCTTATTTTATCAGTACTGGGTTCTATCTTTTCAGGTATTGCAACACCAACTGAATCCGCTTCAATAGGCGCTGTTGGCGCTATGGTTTTAGCTAAGTTTTATGGTTCTTTTTCATTTAAAAATATCAATGAAATATCCCTTGAAACAGTCAAAGTTACTTCAATGATTTTTGCCGTGCTAATAGGCGCAACAGCATTTTCTATGGTGTTTAGCTATTCAGGCAGTGAGTATTTAATTGAAGAGTTTTTCTTAGATTTACCTGGCGATAAGTGGACTTTCTTGATAATTGCCATGGTTGCCATATTGGTACTAGGTTTCTTTATCGATTTTATTGAAATTGCATTTTTAGTGGTGCCTATTTTAACGCCAGTCGCTATTGCTTTTAATATTGATTTAGTTTGGTTTGCTGTGCTTATCTCAATGAACCTACAAACTTCATTTTTAACTCCCCCCTTTGGCTTTAGTCTGTTTTACCTCAAAGGTGTTGCCCCTAAAGGTTTCAAAACCACCACAATTTATAAAGGTGTTATTCCCTTTATTTTAATTCAAATTACCGTGCTGTTATTGGTACTACTGTTTCCAGAACAGTTGATCTTTTTTTAA
- a CDS encoding TRAP transporter small permease subunit, with translation MQFILKLFKKIIDAVGSLCSIIMILMVLNVFYDVVSRYFFNDVSIGMQELEWHLFAAMFMFGIGYTLKEDGHVRVDVFYDRMSEHSQAIINILGAIFFALPITLLVLYYGSDYALEAFQMGEGSPDPGGLPYRWIVRSIIPFSSAFLLLCILYVTLKNISLLNPPSQSKQGQPS, from the coding sequence ATGCAGTTTATCCTTAAATTATTTAAAAAAATTATTGATGCCGTAGGTAGTCTCTGCAGCATAATAATGATCCTTATGGTACTTAATGTTTTCTATGATGTTGTTTCTCGCTATTTCTTTAATGACGTTAGCATTGGTATGCAAGAGCTTGAATGGCATCTTTTTGCCGCCATGTTTATGTTCGGTATTGGTTATACCTTAAAAGAAGATGGTCACGTTAGAGTCGATGTCTTTTACGATAGAATGTCTGAACATTCGCAAGCTATCATTAATATACTGGGCGCTATTTTCTTTGCCTTACCAATTACATTGCTTGTTTTATATTATGGATCTGACTATGCCCTTGAAGCGTTTCAAATGGGTGAAGGAAGTCCAGATCCAGGCGGTTTACCTTATCGTTGGATAGTTCGATCCATTATTCCATTTTCATCTGCTTTTCTACTTTTATGTATTTTATACGTAACACTTAAGAATATTTCTCTACTCAATCCCCCTTCTCAAAGCAAGCAAGGACAACCATCATGA
- a CDS encoding TRAP transporter substrate-binding protein: protein MKTIILKLALITAISFSTFANADDGKKYRWKLAETWGPNFPIFGDATKNMAAMVKKMSNGRLIIQIDSSNKHKSALGIFDFVKQGQYQMGHSASYYWKGKDFNTMFFTTMPFGMTAPEQYAWFYYGGGMELMKEVYDKYGIMSFPGGNTGNQMGGWFRKEINTVEDLKGLKMRIPGFAGEVLAKLGAKPTNIPSGELYTALERNTIDALEWVGPSLDLRMGFHKIAPFYYTGWHEPATELQFMVNEKAFKSLPEDLQNILTVAMKAAAYDMYAQSMHESGVNLAKLQDDYPNVKIRSFPKAVMSKIQAANAQLLSEFANKDPLTKKILHSIYDYQDQIRPWTNFSDRAYLDNFDSNSN from the coding sequence ATGAAAACAATAATTTTAAAACTAGCATTAATTACCGCGATCAGTTTTTCTACGTTTGCTAACGCAGATGACGGGAAAAAATACCGCTGGAAACTAGCTGAAACATGGGGTCCTAATTTCCCAATATTTGGTGACGCTACTAAAAATATGGCTGCAATGGTTAAAAAAATGTCTAACGGTCGCTTGATTATTCAAATTGATTCATCGAATAAACATAAATCTGCATTAGGGATATTTGATTTTGTTAAACAAGGCCAATACCAAATGGGGCACTCTGCTTCGTACTATTGGAAAGGCAAAGACTTCAATACTATGTTTTTCACCACCATGCCTTTTGGTATGACAGCACCTGAACAGTACGCATGGTTCTACTATGGTGGCGGTATGGAACTAATGAAAGAGGTTTATGATAAATACGGAATTATGTCATTTCCTGGCGGTAACACGGGTAATCAAATGGGTGGTTGGTTCAGAAAAGAAATCAATACGGTTGAAGATTTGAAAGGTTTGAAAATGCGCATCCCAGGTTTTGCGGGTGAAGTATTAGCTAAATTAGGCGCTAAACCTACCAACATCCCTTCTGGTGAATTATATACAGCACTTGAACGCAATACCATTGATGCACTGGAGTGGGTTGGACCATCACTTGATTTACGTATGGGCTTTCACAAAATTGCACCTTTTTACTACACGGGTTGGCATGAGCCTGCCACTGAGTTGCAGTTTATGGTAAATGAAAAAGCGTTCAAATCGTTACCTGAAGACTTACAAAATATTTTGACCGTAGCGATGAAAGCAGCAGCATACGATATGTACGCTCAATCTATGCATGAAAGTGGCGTGAACTTAGCTAAATTACAAGATGATTACCCTAACGTTAAAATTCGTTCATTCCCTAAAGCTGTCATGAGTAAAATTCAAGCAGCCAATGCTCAGTTGTTAAGTGAGTTTGCCAATAAAGACCCACTAACTAAAAAGATTTTGCACTCGATTTACGATTATCAAGATCAAATCCGTCCTTGGACAAACTTTTCAGACCGCGCTTATTTAGACAACTTTGATTCAAACTCGAATTAA
- a CDS encoding cache domain-containing protein, protein MIKTNKRMILPIKLLFIAVIQVLLTALITYVLVTNEYRELSSQSLDTLEHFLVEQKKQELKNYTALAVLAVDHLYQTSELDNDVAKKLVTNILDKMTYNGEDGYFFVYDDKGNAISHPKQPFRIGKNWWELEDGKGNKIIQILISNAKAGGDFYHYPWTKPSNKKISEKIGYSVYLEKWKWMIGTGVYLDNVNLQLSQLQFEIDEHINKTKNIILILALSSIFVIFLFGVTVNLRQKKQTDEKITELGQRIVNVQEDENRHIARELHDGIIQILVSIKFSLEATKMHLSKAVQEVPKPLQHAEDNLVIAIDEIRRISHHMHPQILDELGLSAAIDTLSADFSDRIGVSIKVFKPRARNLLPDFINTTLYRIVQESLINIEKHAKAEHVEISLSFDKNWLTLIITDDGKGFDINSVSEINDCGIGLRNLAERVEYHLGEFSVVSSSKGTTITAKIPKSSFENYFNQTRVKNNDNNGDIEFGQ, encoded by the coding sequence ATGATAAAGACTAATAAACGTATGATATTACCCATCAAGCTGCTTTTTATAGCGGTTATTCAAGTATTGTTAACTGCACTTATCACCTACGTTTTGGTTACTAATGAATACCGAGAATTATCCAGTCAGAGTTTAGATACGCTAGAACACTTTCTCGTTGAACAAAAAAAGCAAGAGCTAAAAAATTATACGGCGTTGGCAGTGTTGGCTGTTGATCATTTATATCAGACGTCAGAACTGGATAATGATGTCGCCAAAAAGCTGGTAACCAACATATTAGATAAAATGACATACAATGGTGAAGATGGTTATTTCTTTGTTTATGATGATAAAGGTAATGCCATATCACATCCAAAACAGCCCTTTAGAATTGGGAAAAACTGGTGGGAGTTGGAGGATGGTAAAGGTAATAAAATTATTCAAATTCTTATTAGTAACGCCAAAGCGGGCGGTGACTTTTATCATTATCCTTGGACCAAACCATCAAATAAAAAAATATCTGAAAAGATAGGTTACTCTGTCTATTTGGAGAAATGGAAATGGATGATAGGTACCGGTGTTTACCTTGATAATGTCAATTTACAATTAAGCCAATTACAATTCGAAATAGACGAGCACATTAATAAAACTAAGAATATTATTTTGATTCTCGCTCTTTCTTCTATCTTTGTTATTTTCTTGTTTGGCGTGACAGTAAATTTACGTCAGAAAAAACAAACGGATGAAAAAATTACTGAGCTAGGACAACGCATTGTTAATGTTCAAGAAGATGAAAACAGGCATATAGCCCGTGAACTCCATGATGGAATAATTCAAATTTTAGTGTCAATAAAGTTTTCATTAGAAGCAACCAAAATGCACCTTTCAAAAGCGGTACAAGAAGTGCCAAAACCTCTTCAGCATGCAGAGGATAATTTAGTTATCGCTATTGATGAAATTCGCCGGATTTCTCATCATATGCACCCACAAATATTAGATGAGCTAGGTTTATCTGCTGCTATTGATACATTATCGGCTGACTTTTCTGACAGGATAGGCGTAAGTATTAAGGTCTTTAAACCTCGAGCAAGAAATTTACTGCCCGATTTTATTAACACTACGCTATATCGGATTGTACAAGAGTCATTAATCAATATTGAAAAACATGCAAAAGCAGAACATGTGGAAATTAGCTTAAGCTTTGATAAGAACTGGTTAACATTAATCATAACTGACGATGGTAAAGGGTTCGATATTAATTCAGTGAGTGAAATAAATGATTGTGGCATTGGTCTGAGAAACTTAGCTGAACGCGTTGAATACCATTTGGGCGAATTTAGCGTTGTTTCATCATCAAAGGGCACAACAATTACTGCAAAAATACCCAAATCAAGTTTTGAAAATTACTTTAATCAAACGAGAGTAAAAAACAATGACAATAACGGTGATATTGAGTTCGGCCAATGA
- a CDS encoding response regulator transcription factor, which translates to MSNLKELPVSVQIVDDHPMVQGGLKACLSFYDDIIIVGSTDDGSDALNKAIELKPDVILMDISMPTMNGIDATEIITEQLPETKVLILSMHSNPEFVKSAIQAGAVGYLLKDTTSEEIYYAIKAVANGKTHFSSSIAKLLIDNPVNTNESEKLTTREQVVLSYLAKGKTSKEIAKILNISFRTVEAHRRNMKTKLGIHSLAKLISYAVKHGIIKN; encoded by the coding sequence ATGAGTAACTTAAAAGAACTTCCAGTATCGGTACAAATTGTTGACGATCACCCTATGGTGCAAGGTGGTTTGAAAGCGTGTTTATCTTTCTACGATGACATCATTATTGTTGGCTCAACGGATGATGGTAGTGATGCACTTAACAAAGCAATTGAATTGAAACCTGACGTGATCCTAATGGATATCAGCATGCCTACCATGAATGGTATTGATGCCACCGAGATTATCACCGAACAACTACCCGAGACAAAAGTATTGATTTTGAGTATGCACAGCAATCCCGAATTTGTTAAAAGTGCAATTCAGGCTGGTGCGGTGGGGTATTTATTAAAGGATACAACTTCTGAAGAGATTTATTACGCCATCAAAGCGGTCGCGAATGGTAAAACTCATTTTAGTAGCTCTATCGCCAAATTATTAATAGATAATCCGGTTAATACCAATGAAAGTGAAAAATTGACCACTAGAGAACAAGTGGTTTTATCCTATCTCGCTAAAGGTAAAACCAGTAAAGAGATAGCTAAAATTCTCAACATAAGTTTTAGAACGGTAGAAGCACATAGAAGAAACATGAAAACCAAGTTAGGCATTCACTCCTTAGCAAAACTAATTAGTTATGCCGTTAAACACGGCATAATTAAAAATTAA
- a CDS encoding universal stress protein: MTEINTILYATDLGKHTRPAFRMAVSLAKSNNAKIHFLYVIEPLNTNTASLVNSYLPEGTIEDIYQRSIDELHEKVKNRIDKFCLEELDGEEFPGGKPVADIIEGSPAATIVSFAEDNNVDLIVMGSHAHSVLNNLFIGSVADKVVNRTATPVLLVPLKND; the protein is encoded by the coding sequence ATGACAGAAATCAATACAATATTATATGCAACTGATCTTGGTAAACATACAAGACCTGCCTTTCGTATGGCGGTAAGTCTTGCCAAAAGCAATAATGCAAAAATTCATTTTCTCTATGTAATAGAGCCATTGAATACTAATACCGCATCACTGGTTAACTCGTATCTACCTGAAGGGACTATAGAAGATATATACCAGCGCTCAATTGATGAATTGCATGAGAAAGTTAAGAATCGCATTGATAAGTTTTGCTTAGAAGAATTAGACGGTGAAGAATTTCCTGGTGGTAAACCTGTAGCAGATATTATTGAAGGTTCTCCTGCCGCGACCATTGTTAGTTTCGCAGAAGATAACAATGTTGATCTTATTGTAATGGGCAGTCACGCACATAGCGTATTAAATAATCTGTTTATCGGTTCAGTCGCAGATAAAGTAGTGAATAGAACAGCTACTCCGGTATTACTAGTACCACTCAAAAATGATTAG
- a CDS encoding PKD domain-containing protein: MTFVQSLLLLTNLIQLSLIRFKLLICIFLTLFLVSCGGGSSDSTPIKPPAIEEPLNPVTEVPTNQILNAFFRDQDSAIGKLSGIVTISAPEVIYSDPAKVESVWVYWVDEQGNKQGDAWLKTASKTVYHLDIPEDTSIPANTNALLLLPVNTIGQATKGTLISFHDFIGNAELSGPGGNEVHTWEYGVDRRKISIQRTEEQGGLCIFDNGLVSIANMNNTKDEAWESNTGNMLPNDVNENAFPPYSFLCDTQPTHSEDIISDEIGVWTYSTLNDAMFYGTVVYDSFVKYLGEPPLEEKIRIRVHYGEQYGQSAYWDGAYANFGDAYPLFYSMVSLDSIAHEVGHGVLNRVSDLNLFDHEISTDARTLHEAFGDISGVMAKYEFTGHTNNWIHGQENGGLTRHLDQIKTENGAIDSFLDYEEAGDNFYLRIGMISYPFYLLSNQWGIEPTYKVYLNSAKVCWSAMTTLTEAAECIKQQAGVAGLPEEDVIEAFKMVKIKLFDQGVLSHFTAEKIKLHTQFIDDSRTTSQVVQWLWDFGDGQTSTEASPEHIFAESGSYPIKLTVTDQSDDQDTFERLIQVTDQYCSINSVGVDKHISQISIGGNDINYNSTAWDYTQMPIELTNPSNTIINIQGDTEVTERSTTWKVWIDLNDNGIYGDEVNELVVNKFVAEGQPYSLNTLLDLSTLPNSSQAKYMRIIGDYAVIGPCSSSIGEALDLRVSW, encoded by the coding sequence ATGACTTTTGTTCAATCACTTTTATTGCTGACAAATCTCATCCAATTAAGCCTTATTCGATTTAAACTACTCATTTGTATATTTTTGACTTTATTTCTTGTTTCGTGTGGTGGCGGTAGCTCTGATTCTACTCCGATTAAACCGCCAGCAATTGAAGAACCTCTAAACCCCGTTACTGAAGTGCCAACGAATCAAATATTAAATGCGTTTTTTCGTGATCAAGATAGTGCTATTGGCAAACTCTCTGGCATCGTAACAATTTCCGCCCCTGAAGTTATTTATAGCGACCCCGCTAAAGTTGAGTCTGTGTGGGTTTATTGGGTAGATGAGCAAGGAAATAAACAGGGCGATGCATGGTTAAAAACTGCGAGTAAAACGGTTTACCACCTTGATATTCCAGAAGATACAAGTATACCTGCAAATACCAATGCGCTATTGCTTTTGCCAGTAAACACCATTGGGCAGGCCACAAAAGGTACCCTTATTTCCTTTCATGATTTCATCGGTAATGCTGAATTATCGGGGCCTGGGGGGAATGAAGTTCACACTTGGGAGTATGGCGTAGATCGCAGAAAAATTTCAATTCAACGCACAGAAGAGCAAGGTGGACTATGTATCTTTGATAATGGTTTAGTCAGCATTGCTAATATGAATAATACTAAGGATGAGGCTTGGGAGAGTAATACCGGCAACATGCTTCCTAACGACGTTAATGAGAATGCTTTCCCTCCTTATTCCTTTTTATGTGATACGCAGCCGACACATTCCGAAGATATAATTTCTGATGAAATTGGGGTATGGACATATTCAACGCTCAATGACGCCATGTTTTACGGCACAGTCGTTTACGATAGCTTTGTTAAATACCTTGGCGAGCCGCCGCTGGAAGAAAAAATTAGAATCCGTGTTCACTATGGTGAACAATATGGCCAAAGTGCCTATTGGGATGGTGCATATGCTAACTTTGGTGATGCGTATCCGTTATTTTACTCTATGGTTTCACTTGACTCCATTGCCCACGAGGTCGGCCATGGTGTTTTAAATAGAGTGTCCGATTTAAATCTATTCGATCATGAAATTAGTACTGATGCTCGTACCTTGCACGAAGCCTTTGGCGATATCTCAGGTGTCATGGCAAAATACGAGTTTACTGGGCATACAAATAACTGGATTCACGGCCAAGAGAATGGTGGTTTAACTCGTCATCTCGATCAGATAAAAACTGAAAATGGTGCCATTGATAGTTTTCTCGATTATGAAGAGGCTGGTGATAATTTCTATTTACGCATTGGCATGATCTCCTATCCGTTTTATTTATTATCAAATCAATGGGGCATAGAACCTACCTATAAAGTGTATTTAAATTCAGCCAAGGTCTGTTGGAGTGCGATGACCACACTAACTGAAGCTGCAGAATGTATTAAACAACAAGCAGGTGTTGCTGGCTTACCTGAAGAAGATGTCATTGAGGCTTTTAAAATGGTAAAAATAAAACTTTTTGACCAAGGGGTACTCAGCCATTTTACTGCAGAGAAAATTAAATTACACACTCAATTTATCGATGATAGCCGAACAACGAGTCAAGTCGTTCAATGGCTTTGGGATTTTGGCGATGGTCAAACCTCAACAGAAGCAAGCCCTGAGCATATCTTTGCAGAATCAGGAAGCTACCCAATTAAGTTGACAGTAACTGATCAATCCGATGATCAGGATACCTTTGAGCGGCTTATTCAGGTAACAGATCAGTATTGCTCAATAAACTCTGTTGGCGTCGATAAGCACATCAGCCAGATTTCAATTGGTGGCAACGACATTAATTATAATTCAACAGCATGGGACTATACCCAAATGCCTATCGAGCTAACAAATCCCAGCAATACCATCATCAATATCCAAGGAGATACCGAGGTAACAGAACGATCGACCACATGGAAAGTCTGGATTGACCTCAACGATAATGGAATTTATGGCGATGAGGTTAATGAGCTTGTCGTAAATAAATTTGTCGCAGAGGGACAACCTTATAGCCTTAATACTTTACTCGATTTATCAACTCTGCCAAATAGCAGTCAGGCTAAATATATGAGAATTATTGGTGACTATGCCGTTATTGGGCCTTGTTCTTCGAGTATAGGGGAAGCGCTAGATTTAAGAGTGAGTTGGTAG
- a CDS encoding IS110-like element ISCps4 family transposase, whose amino-acid sequence MTKFSVYIGIDWANDKHDVCVQVANSSARKFEVIKHSPKSINEWITSLHKQYKGQIAVAIELSKGPIVYALQKFDFITIHPVNTSMLAQYRKAFSPSGAKDDPTDAELALDLMLRYPNKIKALKMDSESVRKLTYLVEQRRKLVDDKRRFSNRLIITLKEYYPHLLDWFSHRGSGIFCDFITRWPNLQKLKRARADTLKKFFGSYPGRTAAYSVKRIQSISEAEPLTLDNAVIESHQLLAVALANQLLVAVKVIKVFDREISELFNALPDAELYKSLPGTGPCLAPRLLVAIGENRSRFNSASEIQMYAGIAPVTVRSGQKSWIHWRYQCSKFTRQSFIEWATKSIRQSYWAEIYYQQQREKGNTHQAAVRSLAFKWIRIIYRCWKTKEPYNEAKYLKALSDRNSPLLFKEKAC is encoded by the coding sequence ATGACTAAGTTTTCAGTTTATATCGGTATTGATTGGGCAAATGATAAACACGATGTATGTGTTCAAGTGGCTAATTCAAGTGCACGAAAGTTTGAAGTAATTAAGCACTCACCTAAGTCGATCAATGAATGGATAACCAGCCTTCATAAGCAATACAAAGGACAAATAGCTGTTGCTATTGAACTATCCAAAGGGCCTATCGTTTACGCACTTCAAAAATTTGATTTTATCACTATTCACCCCGTTAACACTTCAATGTTAGCTCAATACCGTAAAGCTTTTTCACCCAGCGGTGCAAAAGACGACCCAACGGACGCAGAGCTTGCTTTAGATTTAATGCTGAGATATCCCAATAAAATTAAAGCATTAAAAATGGACAGTGAATCGGTTAGGAAGTTGACGTATCTAGTCGAACAGCGTCGTAAGTTAGTTGATGATAAAAGGCGGTTCAGCAACCGATTAATCATTACACTTAAAGAATATTACCCTCACTTACTTGATTGGTTTTCACACCGAGGATCGGGGATATTTTGTGATTTCATTACACGTTGGCCCAACCTACAAAAACTTAAAAGAGCTAGGGCTGATACCTTGAAAAAGTTTTTTGGCTCATACCCTGGACGTACTGCGGCATATAGCGTTAAGCGAATTCAATCTATTAGTGAAGCAGAGCCGCTCACTCTCGATAACGCAGTTATCGAGTCGCACCAACTGCTTGCAGTTGCATTAGCTAATCAACTGCTTGTTGCTGTGAAGGTTATTAAGGTCTTTGATAGAGAAATTAGTGAGTTGTTTAATGCTTTGCCGGATGCAGAACTTTATAAATCATTACCAGGTACTGGCCCGTGTTTAGCACCTAGGCTATTAGTGGCTATTGGGGAAAACCGTAGTCGATTCAATAGCGCATCGGAAATTCAAATGTATGCAGGGATAGCACCCGTAACAGTGCGTAGTGGTCAAAAGAGCTGGATTCATTGGCGATATCAGTGTTCTAAATTTACTCGCCAATCATTTATAGAATGGGCTACTAAAAGCATAAGGCAATCTTATTGGGCGGAAATTTATTATCAGCAGCAAAGGGAAAAAGGTAATACCCACCAGGCAGCTGTGCGTTCGCTAGCATTTAAGTGGATACGGATCATATATCGTTGTTGGAAAACTAAAGAGCCATACAATGAAGCCAAGTATTTAAAAGCATTGAGCGATAGGAATTCCCCATTACTTTTTAAAGAAAAAGCTTGTTAA
- a CDS encoding TetR/AcrR family transcriptional regulator, which produces MSDAEQTRQNILTVAADEIHQHGFKATSLSVILNRCEISKGALYYHFTSKIELGYAVFEEVYTPMFLNVWQAPLTVDDPIEGLCDFLTSMTEEMSCSEVVCGCPLNNLCEEMANVDEGFRLRILCMQEQLNQLIVDALERISGDLRENLAFSQVGYFIVATLNGATSLSKSSRNKELFQQVIAELCIYIRALKK; this is translated from the coding sequence ATGAGTGATGCAGAGCAAACCCGCCAGAATATTTTAACCGTGGCCGCCGATGAAATTCATCAGCATGGTTTTAAAGCAACCAGCTTATCAGTTATTCTCAATCGCTGTGAAATATCAAAAGGTGCGTTGTACTACCACTTCACTAGTAAAATAGAGCTGGGTTACGCCGTATTTGAAGAAGTTTACACTCCGATGTTTTTAAACGTATGGCAGGCACCGCTGACTGTTGATGATCCTATTGAAGGCTTGTGCGATTTTTTAACTTCAATGACTGAGGAAATGTCTTGCAGTGAAGTTGTTTGTGGCTGTCCGCTCAATAATCTTTGTGAAGAAATGGCAAATGTTGATGAGGGCTTTCGTTTACGTATCTTATGTATGCAAGAACAATTGAATCAATTGATTGTTGATGCTCTTGAGCGAATTAGTGGTGATTTACGTGAGAATCTAGCATTTAGTCAAGTAGGGTACTTTATTGTTGCTACCTTAAATGGCGCTACCAGCTTAAGTAAGAGTTCACGTAATAAAGAATTATTTCAACAAGTTATCGCTGAATTATGTATCTATATTAGGGCGTTAAAAAAGTAA
- a CDS encoding MlaC/ttg2D family ABC transporter substrate-binding protein, with product MRTLITTSIMAFVLLSTTSEALAASSGATASASSVTASVSPVNNVSPYVVLKTAGTNLFSRISANQQAIEKFPHLMRDIVEEELMPSIDYRYASYRILGKHLKKVSKEQRAEFVKAMRHYLVRTYSVALSKYKNQQVIFEPEKPTKGKRIIGVKTQIIDQGAPTIDIVFQMRKNKKTGEWKAFDITVEGISLLSTKQAELNKKIARQGIDHVTLELASLAK from the coding sequence ATGCGAACACTCATAACAACAAGCATCATGGCTTTTGTATTACTCTCTACTACTTCTGAAGCATTAGCAGCTTCATCTGGTGCAACCGCATCGGCAAGTTCAGTAACTGCTTCTGTTTCTCCTGTAAATAATGTCTCACCTTATGTGGTATTGAAAACAGCGGGCACCAACTTGTTTTCGCGTATTTCAGCTAATCAGCAAGCGATTGAAAAGTTTCCTCATTTAATGCGCGATATTGTAGAAGAAGAATTAATGCCATCGATAGATTACCGTTACGCTTCATATCGTATTTTAGGTAAACATTTGAAAAAGGTATCGAAAGAACAACGTGCTGAATTTGTAAAAGCGATGCGTCATTACTTGGTAAGAACTTACTCTGTTGCTTTATCTAAGTATAAAAACCAACAAGTTATTTTTGAACCTGAAAAACCAACTAAAGGTAAAAGAATAATTGGTGTTAAAACACAAATTATTGATCAAGGCGCACCAACCATTGATATTGTTTTTCAAATGCGAAAAAACAAAAAAACAGGAGAATGGAAGGCGTTTGATATCACGGTAGAGGGCATCTCTTTATTAAGTACTAAACAGGCTGAATTGAATAAGAAAATTGCTAGGCAGGGTATAGATCACGTTACGTTAGAATTAGCTTCTTTAGCTAAATAA